From Coffea arabica cultivar ET-39 chromosome 10e, Coffea Arabica ET-39 HiFi, whole genome shotgun sequence, one genomic window encodes:
- the LOC113712505 gene encoding probable protein phosphatase 2C 55 isoform X4 — translation MPSNSFSRLIVACRQGVQRSISSQGGGLQDLVELPISQAKLLFGGASGTISDLHGLVRPGTLAAAQANLHVANRRKNLSFAGAFSRAISLPSVSGPSIQVCSYHIDQLLAEPVEVSLAHKSQKGPMALSCCRASLVNSALSDVTVRLVQPAVSANNSFASCNSRNMEICRNTRMSLRNKEQPNSFLVYGYFIYNVAKRRGRLSPYQEFGLRFFHTSSPACSSAGTAPDVSFDSSLRDEQLSSSADSYTEKIPTDRSLKLKSGSCYLPHPDKEETGGEDAHFICTDEQAIGVADGVGGWAELGVDAGLYARELMSNSVTAIEDEPKGSVDPARVLEKAYMSTKARGSSTACIVALTDQGLHAINLGDSGFMVVRDGCTVFRSPVQQHDFNFTYQLESGNAGDLPSSGQAEWSSF, via the exons ATGCCATCTAATTCTTTCTCAAGACTTATTGTTGCTTGCCGGCAAGGAGTGCAGAGATCAATTTCTTCACAAGGAGGTGGGTTACAAGACTTAGTAGAGCTCCCTATCAGCCAAGCCAAATTACTGTTTGGTGGGGCTTCTGGAACAATCAGTGACCTGCATGGTCTCGTACGCCCTGGCACTCTTGCTGCTGCTCAAGCAAATTTGCATGTAGCCAACCGAAGAAAGAATCTTTCCTTTGCTGGAGCATTTTCACGTGCAATTTCTCTTCCATCTGTATCAGGACCTTCAATCCAAGTTTGCAGTTATCATATTGATCAGCTGCTCGCTGAGCCTGTTGAAGTTTCTTTGGCTCACAAGTCTCAGAAGGGACCCATGGCTTTATCTTGTTGCAGAGCTTCTCTTGTCAATTCTGCTTTAAGTGATGTGACAGTTAGGCTTGTTCAACCTGCTGTCTCAGCCAACAATTCTTTTGCTTCTTGCAACAGTAGAAATATGGAGATTTGTAGGAATACTCGCATGAGTTTGAGAAATAAAGAGCAGCCCAATAGCTTCTTGGTTTATGGATATTTCATATACAACGTGGCAAAGAGGAGGGGAAGGTTGAGTCCCTACCAGGAATTTGGATTAAGGTTTTTTCACACTTCATCACCAGCATGTTCCTCTGCTGGCACCGCTCCTGATGTGTCCTTTGATAGCTCTCTGCGTGATGAACAGCTTTCAAGTTCTGCTGATTCTTATACAGA GAAGATCCCAACAGACAGATCCTTAAAGCTAAAATCAGGATCATGTTACCTGCCTCATCCTGACAAAGAAGAAACTGGTGGAGAGGATGCCCATTTTATATGCACAGATGAGCAGGCAATTGGTGTTGCTGATGGTGTAGGTGGATGGGCAGAGCTAGGTGTTGATGCTGGGCTATATGCACGTGAACTTATGTCAAATTCAGTAACAGCAATTGAGGACGAACCAAAAGGTTCAGTTGACCCCGCTAGGGTCCTGGAGAAAGCTTACATGAGCACAAAAGCGAGAGGGTCTTCCACTGCATGTATCGTTGCCCTTACAGATCAG GGTCTGCATGCCATTAATCTAGGGGACAGTGGATTTATGGTGGTTAGGGATGGTTGCACTGTTTTTAGATCTCCTGTCCAACAGCATGATTTCAATTTCACATACCAACTAGAGAGTGGAAATGCTGGTGATTTGCCTAGCTCTGGACAG GCTGAATGGTCATCCTTTTGA
- the LOC113712505 gene encoding probable protein phosphatase 2C 55 isoform X2 yields MPSNSFSRLIVACRQGVQRSISSQGGGLQDLVELPISQAKLLFGGASGTISDLHGLVRPGTLAAAQANLHVANRRKNLSFAGAFSRAISLPSVSGPSIQVCSYHIDQLLAEPVEVSLAHKSQKGPMALSCCRASLVNSALSDVTVRLVQPAVSANNSFASCNSRNMEICRNTRMSLRNKEQPNSFLVYGYFIYNVAKRRGRLSPYQEFGLRFFHTSSPACSSAGTAPDVSFDSSLRDEQLSSSADSYTEKIPTDRSLKLKSGSCYLPHPDKEETGGEDAHFICTDEQAIGVADGVGGWAELGVDAGLYARELMSNSVTAIEDEPKGSVDPARVLEKAYMSTKARGSSTACIVALTDQGLHAINLGDSGFMVVRDGCTVFRSPVQQHDFNFTYQLESGNAGDLPSSGQKRIGLFQSHSYRLQISWTSSHYISC; encoded by the exons ATGCCATCTAATTCTTTCTCAAGACTTATTGTTGCTTGCCGGCAAGGAGTGCAGAGATCAATTTCTTCACAAGGAGGTGGGTTACAAGACTTAGTAGAGCTCCCTATCAGCCAAGCCAAATTACTGTTTGGTGGGGCTTCTGGAACAATCAGTGACCTGCATGGTCTCGTACGCCCTGGCACTCTTGCTGCTGCTCAAGCAAATTTGCATGTAGCCAACCGAAGAAAGAATCTTTCCTTTGCTGGAGCATTTTCACGTGCAATTTCTCTTCCATCTGTATCAGGACCTTCAATCCAAGTTTGCAGTTATCATATTGATCAGCTGCTCGCTGAGCCTGTTGAAGTTTCTTTGGCTCACAAGTCTCAGAAGGGACCCATGGCTTTATCTTGTTGCAGAGCTTCTCTTGTCAATTCTGCTTTAAGTGATGTGACAGTTAGGCTTGTTCAACCTGCTGTCTCAGCCAACAATTCTTTTGCTTCTTGCAACAGTAGAAATATGGAGATTTGTAGGAATACTCGCATGAGTTTGAGAAATAAAGAGCAGCCCAATAGCTTCTTGGTTTATGGATATTTCATATACAACGTGGCAAAGAGGAGGGGAAGGTTGAGTCCCTACCAGGAATTTGGATTAAGGTTTTTTCACACTTCATCACCAGCATGTTCCTCTGCTGGCACCGCTCCTGATGTGTCCTTTGATAGCTCTCTGCGTGATGAACAGCTTTCAAGTTCTGCTGATTCTTATACAGA GAAGATCCCAACAGACAGATCCTTAAAGCTAAAATCAGGATCATGTTACCTGCCTCATCCTGACAAAGAAGAAACTGGTGGAGAGGATGCCCATTTTATATGCACAGATGAGCAGGCAATTGGTGTTGCTGATGGTGTAGGTGGATGGGCAGAGCTAGGTGTTGATGCTGGGCTATATGCACGTGAACTTATGTCAAATTCAGTAACAGCAATTGAGGACGAACCAAAAGGTTCAGTTGACCCCGCTAGGGTCCTGGAGAAAGCTTACATGAGCACAAAAGCGAGAGGGTCTTCCACTGCATGTATCGTTGCCCTTACAGATCAG GGTCTGCATGCCATTAATCTAGGGGACAGTGGATTTATGGTGGTTAGGGATGGTTGCACTGTTTTTAGATCTCCTGTCCAACAGCATGATTTCAATTTCACATACCAACTAGAGAGTGGAAATGCTGGTGATTTGCCTAGCTCTGGACAG AAAAGAATTGGTCTTTTCCAAAGCCACTCATACAGACTACAGATTTCATGGACATCTAGTCATTATATATCCT GCTGA
- the LOC113712505 gene encoding probable protein phosphatase 2C 55 isoform X1 yields MPSNSFSRLIVACRQGVQRSISSQGGGLQDLVELPISQAKLLFGGASGTISDLHGLVRPGTLAAAQANLHVANRRKNLSFAGAFSRAISLPSVSGPSIQVCSYHIDQLLAEPVEVSLAHKSQKGPMALSCCRASLVNSALSDVTVRLVQPAVSANNSFASCNSRNMEICRNTRMSLRNKEQPNSFLVYGYFIYNVAKRRGRLSPYQEFGLRFFHTSSPACSSAGTAPDVSFDSSLRDEQLSSSADSYTEKIPTDRSLKLKSGSCYLPHPDKEETGGEDAHFICTDEQAIGVADGVGGWAELGVDAGLYARELMSNSVTAIEDEPKGSVDPARVLEKAYMSTKARGSSTACIVALTDQGLHAINLGDSGFMVVRDGCTVFRSPVQQHDFNFTYQLESGNAGDLPSSGQNFTIPVAPGDVIVAGTDGLFDNLYNNDITAVVVHAVRAGLGPQVTAQKIAALARQRAQDKNRQTPFSSAAQDAGFRYYGGKLDDITVVVSYITSDNNEKTSACGSS; encoded by the exons ATGCCATCTAATTCTTTCTCAAGACTTATTGTTGCTTGCCGGCAAGGAGTGCAGAGATCAATTTCTTCACAAGGAGGTGGGTTACAAGACTTAGTAGAGCTCCCTATCAGCCAAGCCAAATTACTGTTTGGTGGGGCTTCTGGAACAATCAGTGACCTGCATGGTCTCGTACGCCCTGGCACTCTTGCTGCTGCTCAAGCAAATTTGCATGTAGCCAACCGAAGAAAGAATCTTTCCTTTGCTGGAGCATTTTCACGTGCAATTTCTCTTCCATCTGTATCAGGACCTTCAATCCAAGTTTGCAGTTATCATATTGATCAGCTGCTCGCTGAGCCTGTTGAAGTTTCTTTGGCTCACAAGTCTCAGAAGGGACCCATGGCTTTATCTTGTTGCAGAGCTTCTCTTGTCAATTCTGCTTTAAGTGATGTGACAGTTAGGCTTGTTCAACCTGCTGTCTCAGCCAACAATTCTTTTGCTTCTTGCAACAGTAGAAATATGGAGATTTGTAGGAATACTCGCATGAGTTTGAGAAATAAAGAGCAGCCCAATAGCTTCTTGGTTTATGGATATTTCATATACAACGTGGCAAAGAGGAGGGGAAGGTTGAGTCCCTACCAGGAATTTGGATTAAGGTTTTTTCACACTTCATCACCAGCATGTTCCTCTGCTGGCACCGCTCCTGATGTGTCCTTTGATAGCTCTCTGCGTGATGAACAGCTTTCAAGTTCTGCTGATTCTTATACAGA GAAGATCCCAACAGACAGATCCTTAAAGCTAAAATCAGGATCATGTTACCTGCCTCATCCTGACAAAGAAGAAACTGGTGGAGAGGATGCCCATTTTATATGCACAGATGAGCAGGCAATTGGTGTTGCTGATGGTGTAGGTGGATGGGCAGAGCTAGGTGTTGATGCTGGGCTATATGCACGTGAACTTATGTCAAATTCAGTAACAGCAATTGAGGACGAACCAAAAGGTTCAGTTGACCCCGCTAGGGTCCTGGAGAAAGCTTACATGAGCACAAAAGCGAGAGGGTCTTCCACTGCATGTATCGTTGCCCTTACAGATCAG GGTCTGCATGCCATTAATCTAGGGGACAGTGGATTTATGGTGGTTAGGGATGGTTGCACTGTTTTTAGATCTCCTGTCCAACAGCATGATTTCAATTTCACATACCAACTAGAGAGTGGAAATGCTGGTGATTTGCCTAGCTCTGGACAG AACTTTACAATCCCTGTTGCTCCTGGTGATGTAATAGTTGCTGGTACTGATGGGCTTTTCGACAATTTGTATAACAATGACATAACAGCAGTGGTTGTTCATGCTGTTAGAGCTGGATTAGGACCTCAGGTGACAGCTCAGAAGATAGCAGCATTGGCCCGGCAGCGAGCACAAGATAAGAACAGGCAGACCCCTTTCTCTTCTGCAGCACAAGATGCTGGGTTTCGCTATTATGGTGGAAAACTAGATGACATCACTGTAGTAGTTTCTTACATAACCAGCGACAATAAT GAAAAGACTTCAGCATGTGGATCTAGTTAG
- the LOC113712505 gene encoding probable protein phosphatase 2C 55 isoform X3, with amino-acid sequence MPSNSFSRLIVACRQGVQRSISSQGGGLQDLVELPISQAKLLFGGASGTISDLHGLVRPGTLAAAQANLHVANRRKNLSFAGAFSRAISLPSVSGPSIQVCSYHIDQLLAEPVEVSLAHKSQKGPMALSCCRASLVNSALSDVTVRLVQPAVSANNSFASCNSRNMEICRNTRMSLRNKEQPNSFLVYGYFIYNVAKRRGRLSPYQEFGLRFFHTSSPACSSAGTAPDVSFDSSLRDEQLSSSADSYTEKIPTDRSLKLKSGSCYLPHPDKEETGGEDAHFICTDEQAIGVADGVGGWAELGVDAGLYARELMSNSVTAIEDEPKGSVDPARVLEKAYMSTKARGSSTACIVALTDQGLHAINLGDSGFMVVRDGCTVFRSPVQQHDFNFTYQLESGNAGDLPSSGQKRIGLFQSHSYRLQISWTSSHYIS; translated from the exons ATGCCATCTAATTCTTTCTCAAGACTTATTGTTGCTTGCCGGCAAGGAGTGCAGAGATCAATTTCTTCACAAGGAGGTGGGTTACAAGACTTAGTAGAGCTCCCTATCAGCCAAGCCAAATTACTGTTTGGTGGGGCTTCTGGAACAATCAGTGACCTGCATGGTCTCGTACGCCCTGGCACTCTTGCTGCTGCTCAAGCAAATTTGCATGTAGCCAACCGAAGAAAGAATCTTTCCTTTGCTGGAGCATTTTCACGTGCAATTTCTCTTCCATCTGTATCAGGACCTTCAATCCAAGTTTGCAGTTATCATATTGATCAGCTGCTCGCTGAGCCTGTTGAAGTTTCTTTGGCTCACAAGTCTCAGAAGGGACCCATGGCTTTATCTTGTTGCAGAGCTTCTCTTGTCAATTCTGCTTTAAGTGATGTGACAGTTAGGCTTGTTCAACCTGCTGTCTCAGCCAACAATTCTTTTGCTTCTTGCAACAGTAGAAATATGGAGATTTGTAGGAATACTCGCATGAGTTTGAGAAATAAAGAGCAGCCCAATAGCTTCTTGGTTTATGGATATTTCATATACAACGTGGCAAAGAGGAGGGGAAGGTTGAGTCCCTACCAGGAATTTGGATTAAGGTTTTTTCACACTTCATCACCAGCATGTTCCTCTGCTGGCACCGCTCCTGATGTGTCCTTTGATAGCTCTCTGCGTGATGAACAGCTTTCAAGTTCTGCTGATTCTTATACAGA GAAGATCCCAACAGACAGATCCTTAAAGCTAAAATCAGGATCATGTTACCTGCCTCATCCTGACAAAGAAGAAACTGGTGGAGAGGATGCCCATTTTATATGCACAGATGAGCAGGCAATTGGTGTTGCTGATGGTGTAGGTGGATGGGCAGAGCTAGGTGTTGATGCTGGGCTATATGCACGTGAACTTATGTCAAATTCAGTAACAGCAATTGAGGACGAACCAAAAGGTTCAGTTGACCCCGCTAGGGTCCTGGAGAAAGCTTACATGAGCACAAAAGCGAGAGGGTCTTCCACTGCATGTATCGTTGCCCTTACAGATCAG GGTCTGCATGCCATTAATCTAGGGGACAGTGGATTTATGGTGGTTAGGGATGGTTGCACTGTTTTTAGATCTCCTGTCCAACAGCATGATTTCAATTTCACATACCAACTAGAGAGTGGAAATGCTGGTGATTTGCCTAGCTCTGGACAG AAAAGAATTGGTCTTTTCCAAAGCCACTCATACAGACTACAGATTTCATGGACATCTAGTCATTATATATCCT AA
- the LOC113711956 gene encoding arabinosyltransferase RRA3 encodes MAGRREKYSQSLRGSKIAIAIVIGVLLGCVFAFLFPQGLFSSSDPPTRNRRLSKSSLQVDSSSCDSPERINLLKSDIMKLSEKNAELKKQVRELKEKLQLAAQGKGHAEEQVVALSEPRKAGPFGTVKGLRTNPPVLPDESANPRLAKILAEVAVRKEVIVAVANSNVRDMLEVWFTSIKKAGIPNYLVVALDDAMVEFCKSNDVPVYKRDPDKNVDLIGKTGGNHAVSALKFRILREFLQLGYSVLLSDVDIVYLQNPFDHFQRDSDVESMTDGHSNMTAYGYNDVFDEPAMGWARYAHTMRIWVYNSGFFFMRPTIPSIELLDRVADRLSQEKTSWDQAVFNEELFFPSHPGYVGLHAAKRTLDFYLFMNSKVLFKTVRKDAALKKLKPVIVHINYHPDKLSRMRAVVEFYANGKADALDQFPDGSEW; translated from the exons ATGGCGGGTCGAAGAGAAAAGTACAGCCAATCGCTACGCGGATCCAAAATCGCCATAGCAATTGTAATTGGGGTTCTTCTGGGCTGCGTTTTCGCTTTCTTGTTTCCCCAGGGACTCTTCTCCTCCTCGGATCCTCCTACCCGTAATCGCCGGCTTTCTAAATCCTCCCTTCAG GTTGATTCATCTTCATGTGACTCTCCGGAACGGATAAACTTGTTAAAATCAGACATCATGAAATTGTCGGAGAAAAACGCGGAGTTAAAGAAGCAGGTGAGGGAGCTCAAGGAGAAGTTACAGTTGGCTGCACAGGGAAAAGGTCATGCTGAAGAGCAAGTGGTGGCATTGAGCGAACCACGTAAAGCTGGGCCTTTTGGCACTGTGAAGGGATTGAGAACTAACCCTCCTGTCCTCCCCGATGAATCAGCGAATCCAAGGCTAGCAAAGATCTTGGCAGAGGTTGCTGTGAGGAAGGAAGTTATAGTTGCAGTTGCCAATTCGAATGTGAGAGACATGCTTGAGGTTTGGTTCACTAGCATAAAAAAGGCTGGTATACCTAATTATCTGGTTGTTGCACTAGATGATGCGATGGTGGAATTTTGCAAGTCAAATGATGTTCCCGTTTACAAGAGGGACCCAGATAAGAATGTTGATTTGATTGGAAAAACAGGTGGTAATCATGCTGTGTCAGCATTGAAATTCAGGATTTTGAGAGAGTTTCTTCAGCTCGGATACAGTGTTCTTCTTTCTGATGTTGATATAGTATACCTCCAGAACCCATTTGATCATTTTCAGAGAGATTCGGATGTGGAGTCCATGACAGATGGTCATAGTAATATGACTGCTTATGGGTACAATGACGTTTTTGATGAACCTGCAATGGGGTGGGCACGGTATGCACACACGATGAGGATATGGGTGTATAATTCTGGGTTCTTCTTTATGAGGCCCACCATTCCTTCGATTGAGCTCTTGGATCGTGTTGCTGATAGGCTTTCTCAGGAGAAAACTTCTTGGGACCAGGCAGTTTTTAACGAAGAGCTCTTCTTCCCTTCCCATCCAGGGTATGTTGGGCTTCATGCTGCAAAGAGAACCTTGGATTTCTATCTCTTCATGAACAGCAAGGTCCTATTCAAGACCGTGAGGAAAGATGCTGCACTAAAGAAACTGAAGCCAGTCATTGTCCATATAAATTATCACCCAGATAAACTTTCAAGAATGAGAGCTGTAGTTGAGTTCTATGCAAATGGCAAGGCAGATGCCTTGGACCAATTCCCAGATGGTTCTGAATGGTAG
- the LOC113711957 gene encoding APO protein 4, mitochondrial-like produces MGLRYLELWHHRKLILDSMIGCYRCYSSKAKVVDLKKLRPMILKRIENRAKDYPVKAMVPVANEVLKARTTLYRGVSILLQRVPVWACKYCQEVFIGESGHEIRTCGGFRRRPKVHVHEWTSGSLNNILVPVEAFHLKYMFQNVIEHNQRFDFDRIPAVLELCWQAGAYVNDKMLDLNSYSQDDILGAVAGAESLSDKEMMLVANATLKAWETVRSGVEKLLLVYPTKVCEHCSEVHVGPSGHKARLCGVFKYEGWRGKHFWRKARVDDLVRPNIVWYRRLQDPAVLKNEGRDYYGHAPAVVDLCTKAGAVAPSKYHCMMKMEGLTAPS; encoded by the exons ATGGGTTTGAGATATTTGGAGCTTTGGCACCATCGTAAGCTAATCTTGGATAGCATGATTGGATGCTACAGATGTTACAGCTCGAAGGCGAAAGTGGTGGATTTGAAGAAGTTAAGGCCAATGATTCTGAAGCGAATTGAGAATCGGGCCAAAGATTATCCAGTCAAAGCTATGGTTCCTGTTGCCAACGAGGTCCTCAAGGCCCGAACAACCCTCTACCGAGGCGTTTCCATCCTTCTCCAGAGAGTTCCCGTTTGGGCGTGCAA GTACTGTCAAGAAGTATTTATTGGAGAAAGTGGTCATGAGATTCGAACTTGTGGTGGTTTTAGGCGTCGCCCTAAGGTTCATGTTCATGAGTGGACTAGTGGGAGCTTGAACAACATATTAGTCCCAGTAGAGGCATTTCATCTGAAATACATGTTTCAGAATGTGATTGAACATAATCAAAGATTTGATTTTGATCGTATCCCAGCAGTTTTGGAGTTGTGCTGGCAGGCAGGAGCTTATGTAAATGATAAAATGCTAGACTTGAATAGTTATAGTCAGGACGATATTCTTGGTGCTGTTGCTGGAGCTGAGTCACTATCAGATAAGGAGATGATGCTTGTAGCGAACGCAACACTGAAGGCTTGGGAGACAGTTAGGTCTGGAGTAGAGAAGCTGTTGTTGGTTTATCCTACGAAAGTCTGTGAACACTGTTCTGAAGTTCATGTCGGCCCATCAGGCCATAAGGCTCGCCTTTGTGGTGTGTTTAAATATGAGGGTTGGCGCGGGAAACACTTTTGGAGAAAGGCAAGGGTAGATGATTTGGTTCGACCAAACATAGTATGGTATCGACGCCTTCAAGATCCGGCAGTACTTAAGAATGAAGGCCGGGACTACTACGGTCATGCTCCTGCTGTCGTGGATTTATGTACAAAAGCTGGTGCTGTTGCACCATCAAAGTACCATTGTATGATGAAAATGGAGGGCTTAACAGCTCCGTCTTGA